One window of the Granulicella arctica genome contains the following:
- a CDS encoding S53 family peptidase, protein MKLSGYFPLALFLTTALPCAGLLAQSATTPRSMVTERIDATKLITLTGNVRSAATAENDLGPVDAGLPLDHMLLQLQRSPDKEQELVAYIDELHTAGSPNYHKWLTPQQLNQQYGPVQSDIAAVTAWLSTSGFTVNSVSVNGTVVDFSGDAATVKKAFHTEIHRLNVRGVDHIANMQDPQIPAALAGVVKGVVSLHDFLPHVLHKNIAAAHVDAHSGGVIAANGVTPGYTFTSSGSTYQAVVPGDLATIYNLNPLFTAGISGQGQTIVVIEDTNVYSTTDWSTFRSKFGLSSYTGGSFTQVHPGSNCKNPGVNAADGEAILDAEWASAAAPSAAIELASCADTATTFGGLIALQNIVNATNPPKIVSISYGECEAENGVAANASYNSTYQAAVAAGISVFVSSGDEGAASCDADLAKSTHGIAVSGFASTPYNVAVGGTDFGDSYAGTNSTYWNATNTATFASAKSYIPEIPWNDSCASSLLSTYNGYSTPYGTSGFCNSSTGKADYLTTASGSGGPSGCATGSASTSGVVSGTCKGYAKPSYQTLLGNPADSVRDIPDVSLFAANGVWGHYYVYCYTDTRNGGVSCAGAPSTWSGAGGTSFASPILAAVQSLINQKTGSAQGNPNYTYYKLAATEYGSTGNANCNSTNGNGIASTCTFRDVTQGDMDVNCTGTHNCYKPSGTNGVLSTSNTAYVKAYGTGTGWDFSTGIGTINATNLVNNWPK, encoded by the coding sequence ATGAAATTGAGCGGTTATTTTCCCCTGGCGTTATTCCTCACAACTGCTCTGCCCTGCGCTGGTCTCCTCGCGCAGAGTGCAACCACCCCTCGTTCCATGGTCACCGAACGCATCGACGCAACAAAGCTCATCACCCTCACCGGAAATGTCCGCTCAGCCGCCACCGCCGAGAATGACTTGGGCCCCGTCGACGCCGGCCTCCCGCTCGACCACATGCTGCTCCAACTTCAGCGCTCTCCCGATAAAGAACAGGAGCTCGTCGCCTATATCGACGAACTTCACACCGCCGGTTCGCCGAACTATCACAAGTGGCTAACACCGCAGCAGTTGAACCAGCAATATGGTCCCGTGCAGAGCGACATCGCCGCCGTCACCGCGTGGCTCTCCACCAGCGGCTTCACCGTCAACAGCGTCTCGGTTAACGGCACGGTAGTCGACTTCTCCGGCGATGCCGCAACGGTCAAGAAAGCCTTCCACACGGAGATCCATCGCCTCAACGTGCGCGGCGTAGACCACATCGCCAACATGCAGGACCCGCAGATCCCCGCGGCCCTCGCCGGTGTCGTCAAAGGCGTCGTTTCGTTGCATGACTTCCTGCCGCACGTCCTGCATAAGAACATCGCCGCTGCCCACGTCGACGCGCACAGTGGTGGAGTGATCGCCGCGAATGGCGTCACGCCGGGCTACACCTTCACCTCGAGCGGCAGCACCTACCAAGCCGTTGTTCCCGGTGATCTCGCCACCATCTATAACCTCAACCCGCTCTTCACCGCAGGCATCTCCGGGCAGGGCCAGACCATCGTCGTCATCGAAGACACCAACGTCTACTCGACCACCGACTGGTCCACCTTCCGCAGCAAGTTCGGCCTGTCCTCCTACACCGGCGGAAGCTTCACGCAGGTGCATCCCGGCAGCAACTGTAAGAATCCCGGTGTCAACGCAGCCGATGGCGAAGCCATCCTCGATGCCGAATGGGCCAGTGCCGCCGCCCCAAGCGCCGCCATCGAACTCGCTTCATGCGCCGACACAGCAACCACCTTCGGCGGCTTGATCGCGCTTCAGAACATCGTCAACGCCACCAACCCACCGAAGATCGTCAGCATCAGCTATGGCGAGTGTGAAGCCGAGAACGGCGTGGCAGCCAACGCTTCGTATAACTCGACCTACCAGGCGGCTGTGGCGGCAGGCATCTCGGTCTTTGTCTCCTCGGGCGACGAGGGCGCGGCCAGCTGCGATGCAGACCTTGCGAAGTCCACGCACGGCATCGCTGTCAGCGGCTTCGCCTCAACACCCTACAACGTAGCGGTTGGCGGAACCGACTTTGGCGATAGCTACGCGGGCACCAACAGCACCTACTGGAACGCCACCAACACGGCGACCTTCGCCTCGGCTAAGTCCTACATCCCCGAAATTCCATGGAATGACTCCTGCGCCAGTTCGCTTCTCTCAACCTACAACGGCTACAGCACACCCTACGGCACCAGCGGCTTCTGCAACTCGTCCACAGGCAAGGCGGACTACCTGACCACGGCAAGCGGCAGTGGCGGTCCGTCAGGTTGTGCCACCGGATCAGCTTCAACCTCCGGCGTTGTCAGCGGAACATGCAAGGGCTATGCCAAACCGTCATATCAGACGCTGCTTGGCAATCCAGCGGATAGCGTGCGCGACATTCCCGACGTCTCGCTCTTCGCAGCCAATGGCGTATGGGGCCACTATTACGTTTACTGCTATACGGATACCCGCAACGGAGGCGTCTCCTGTGCAGGCGCACCCAGCACCTGGTCAGGCGCTGGAGGTACGTCCTTCGCATCGCCTATCCTTGCCGCCGTCCAGTCTCTCATCAATCAGAAGACGGGCAGTGCGCAGGGAAATCCCAACTACACCTACTACAAGCTGGCAGCGACGGAGTACGGCTCAACCGGCAACGCCAACTGCAACTCCACCAACGGCAACGGCATTGCAAGCACCTGCACCTTCCGCGACGTCACGCAGGGCGACATGGACGTCAACTGCACTGGCACCCATAACTGTTACAAACCCTCGGGAACGAACGGTGTTCTCTCCACCTCAAACACCGCTTACGTTAAGGCCTATGGCACCGGCACCGGCTGGGACTTCTCAACCGGCATCGGCACCATCAACGCAACGAACCTCGTCAACAATTGGCCAAAGTGA
- a CDS encoding MFS transporter, producing the protein MADKYGRRPTLMINIICYSVFELASAFAPSLRMLLLFRALFGIAMGGEWGVGAALAFETLPAEGRGFFSGLLQEGYVVGNLMAGIVYALVFQYVGWRGMFVIGTIPAFLVLYIRSKVDESPAWLETQRIGKISVAASAEPGPSLWKSLLSYAPTFLFLVVLMTAFTSFSHGTQDLYPTFLEKNHAFGPRATGFITSVGNVGALLGGICFGAWSEKLGRRKAILLASLLAIPMIPIWAWSHTVVLISLGAFLMQFMVQGAWGVVPAHLNELSPAPVRGTFPGLAYQLGNLLSSRNSVLQARLAASRFGGNFRVVLSVTVFVVALLVAGIAFLGKEAKGADMKAQQPI; encoded by the coding sequence ATGGCGGATAAGTACGGGCGGCGACCGACGCTGATGATCAACATCATCTGCTACTCCGTATTTGAGCTTGCGTCGGCGTTTGCGCCATCGCTGCGGATGCTGCTGCTCTTTCGCGCGCTCTTCGGAATTGCGATGGGTGGTGAATGGGGTGTGGGGGCAGCGCTCGCGTTTGAGACGCTGCCGGCTGAGGGACGCGGCTTCTTCTCTGGACTGCTGCAGGAAGGCTACGTGGTTGGCAACCTGATGGCGGGGATCGTCTATGCGCTGGTGTTCCAGTATGTCGGTTGGCGCGGGATGTTTGTGATCGGGACGATACCGGCGTTCCTGGTGCTGTATATCCGGTCGAAGGTCGATGAGTCACCGGCGTGGCTGGAGACGCAGCGGATTGGCAAGATCTCTGTGGCAGCATCGGCAGAGCCGGGACCTTCGCTCTGGAAGAGTCTGCTGAGCTATGCACCGACCTTTCTTTTCCTTGTGGTGCTGATGACGGCGTTTACCTCGTTCAGCCATGGAACGCAGGATCTTTATCCGACCTTCCTTGAGAAGAATCACGCGTTCGGGCCGAGGGCTACGGGGTTCATTACGAGTGTGGGCAACGTGGGCGCGCTGCTGGGCGGCATCTGCTTCGGTGCGTGGTCGGAGAAGCTGGGACGGCGGAAGGCAATCCTGCTGGCATCGCTGCTGGCTATCCCGATGATTCCGATCTGGGCGTGGTCACACACGGTGGTGCTGATCTCGCTCGGCGCGTTTCTGATGCAGTTTATGGTCCAGGGCGCGTGGGGCGTGGTGCCGGCGCATTTGAATGAGCTATCGCCTGCTCCCGTACGTGGGACGTTTCCTGGGCTGGCATATCAGCTTGGCAACCTGCTCTCATCGCGTAACAGTGTGCTGCAGGCGAGACTGGCGGCATCGCGTTTTGGTGGAAACTTCCGCGTGGTTCTCTCGGTGACAGTCTTCGTTGTGGCGCTGCTGGTGGCAGGGATTGCCTTCCTCGGCAAAGAGGCCAAGGGCGCGGACATGAAGGCGCAGCAGCCGATCTGA
- a CDS encoding nucleoside hydrolase → MNRLSSLLCSLLCCATVALAAEPKRLVVIDQDGSGPAGSNQMAMMLLLQAPQVQVLGITMVSGNAWEPEEVQHTLRMLELIHRAGMPEVPVVPGAVFPLVRTEEEAKIEQKLYGTLPWYGAWGDLAAHTSQQAYHPPFELPRLVEGEPTLKPSSEDAAHFLIRQVHAHPHEVTIYAAGPLTNIALAVSIDPQFAALTQGIVIMGGSLSPQTSDPEFANSPRHEFNFWFDPEAAHITLRAHWPRIDLTTVDISIKTMFTKEMLAEIGTSPSPAARYLVQYTHEFYYLWDELAAAAWLDPAIITKEQKLYIDVDCTRGPTYGDTLSWAAAGKPPLDLQLVHVQTDLDALRFNAMFVGLMKSASHVTDQ, encoded by the coding sequence ATGAACCGACTTTCCAGTCTTCTCTGCTCGCTGCTTTGCTGTGCGACCGTGGCGCTTGCTGCCGAACCGAAGCGGCTCGTGGTGATCGATCAGGATGGCTCCGGGCCTGCGGGCTCGAACCAGATGGCGATGATGCTGCTGCTCCAGGCGCCGCAGGTGCAGGTGCTGGGCATCACGATGGTGAGCGGCAATGCGTGGGAGCCTGAAGAGGTGCAGCACACGCTGCGGATGCTGGAGTTGATCCATAGGGCTGGAATGCCTGAGGTGCCGGTGGTGCCGGGTGCGGTCTTCCCACTTGTGCGCACAGAAGAGGAAGCGAAGATCGAGCAGAAGCTCTACGGCACACTGCCTTGGTATGGGGCGTGGGGCGACCTTGCGGCGCACACGAGCCAGCAGGCCTATCATCCGCCGTTTGAGCTGCCGCGGCTTGTTGAGGGCGAACCTACGCTCAAGCCTTCGAGTGAGGACGCAGCTCACTTTCTTATTCGGCAGGTCCACGCTCATCCGCACGAGGTGACGATCTACGCGGCTGGACCGCTGACGAATATTGCGCTCGCTGTCTCGATCGATCCGCAGTTCGCGGCGCTGACGCAGGGGATTGTGATCATGGGCGGGAGTCTCAGCCCGCAGACGAGTGATCCGGAGTTTGCGAATAGTCCGCGCCATGAGTTCAACTTCTGGTTCGATCCGGAGGCGGCGCACATTACGCTGCGCGCGCACTGGCCGCGCATCGATCTGACGACGGTCGATATCTCGATCAAGACGATGTTCACGAAGGAGATGCTGGCTGAGATCGGCACGTCGCCGAGCCCTGCTGCGCGCTACCTCGTGCAGTACACGCACGAGTTCTACTACCTTTGGGATGAGCTTGCCGCAGCGGCCTGGCTCGATCCGGCGATTATCACCAAAGAGCAGAAGCTGTATATCGATGTGGACTGCACGCGTGGGCCAACCTATGGCGATACGCTCAGTTGGGCAGCGGCGGGTAAGCCCCCGCTCGATCTGCAACTAGTGCATGTCCAGACCGATCTGGATGCACTTCGCTTCAACGCCATGTTTGTCGGGCTGATGAAGAGTGCTTCGCATGTGACCGATCAGTAA
- a CDS encoding condensation domain-containing protein — translation MKRRMLFFERFMYIDGVTPINCVITARLRGSLNPEKLRAALSKVQAKHPLLRARVTEEEGEPWFVFDAEIPEIPLRIMERHAADDWQAITEAEWKSPFDMKAGPLLRLVWIRSDEVSELMFVAHHCVCDGGSLITLMREVLQVADQPATELTPYDSYRSFEDLVPAETLANPAIVRGVKRKVALYKLFLTLVARRKAVLPESKPYVLYWFGDAERSAVISGRCKAEKTTPYAALCVAYLQAFREVQGKAARNKIMCPVDIRRLTPAVKDDMMFSFAPTIALSLEKKQDADLWTRGRRMKQSITEKIKQMNVYEDLMVGDRMRSYVSKIVSFLQSSKGGHDVAFSNVGRIAIPTTYEAFQLEAILGTSVAVPWRNANTLVMSSFDGAMELAFISNERFLAQHDAKAIQERALQILEEALQLSTV, via the coding sequence ATGAAACGCAGGATGCTCTTCTTTGAGCGCTTCATGTACATCGATGGCGTGACGCCGATCAATTGTGTCATTACGGCTCGGCTGCGTGGCTCGCTCAACCCTGAGAAGCTGCGGGCGGCGCTCTCGAAGGTGCAGGCGAAGCATCCGTTGCTGCGAGCGCGCGTCACAGAAGAAGAGGGTGAGCCGTGGTTTGTCTTTGACGCGGAGATCCCGGAGATTCCGCTGCGCATTATGGAGCGGCACGCGGCAGATGACTGGCAGGCAATCACGGAAGCGGAGTGGAAGAGTCCCTTCGACATGAAGGCAGGCCCCTTGCTGCGGCTTGTCTGGATCAGGTCGGATGAGGTCTCCGAGTTGATGTTTGTCGCGCATCATTGCGTATGTGATGGTGGCTCGTTGATCACGCTGATGCGGGAGGTCCTGCAGGTCGCTGATCAACCGGCGACGGAGTTGACGCCGTACGACTCCTATAGGTCGTTCGAAGATCTAGTGCCAGCAGAGACCCTGGCGAATCCTGCAATCGTACGGGGCGTCAAGCGCAAGGTGGCGCTCTACAAACTATTCCTGACTCTTGTTGCGCGCAGGAAAGCAGTTCTGCCGGAGAGCAAGCCGTACGTCCTTTACTGGTTTGGTGATGCGGAGAGATCGGCTGTCATCAGCGGTCGATGCAAGGCCGAGAAGACGACTCCCTATGCGGCACTATGTGTGGCCTATCTCCAGGCGTTCCGTGAGGTTCAAGGTAAGGCCGCTCGCAACAAGATCATGTGCCCGGTCGATATTCGCAGGCTTACTCCTGCCGTCAAGGACGACATGATGTTTTCCTTTGCGCCGACTATTGCTCTCTCGCTCGAGAAGAAGCAGGATGCGGATCTTTGGACGCGTGGCCGCCGTATGAAGCAATCAATCACAGAAAAGATCAAGCAGATGAATGTCTATGAAGACCTCATGGTCGGCGACCGGATGCGGTCGTATGTTTCGAAGATCGTCAGTTTTCTTCAGTCGAGCAAAGGGGGCCACGATGTAGCGTTCTCGAATGTTGGACGTATCGCTATTCCTACGACGTATGAGGCCTTTCAACTGGAAGCAATACTCGGGACCTCGGTAGCCGTGCCGTGGAGGAACGCGAACACGCTGGTGATGTCTTCGTTTGATGGGGCGATGGAGCTTGCGTTTATCTCGAATGAGCGCTTTCTGGCGCAGCATGATGCGAAGGCTATCCAGGAACGGGCGCTGCAAATTCTAGAAGAGGCGTTGCAGCTATCGACGGTCTAG
- a CDS encoding MFS transporter, with the protein MAAAVAAIVTPLTTREVLSIRVVRRMWYALIISTFGDFLALFAVLGIVSFKMHAAAEQVTWVQIAALLPIVIMGPLAGVFVDRWPLKPTLVTSDVARAGLTMLLLFATHLWHFYLILALISIVSGFFGPAQQCTIRTSVPAEGMMATSAVMQQAIFLVRVIAPAIAGLLVASFGAVSCYLIDTVSFLGSALLIASTTIMRRAPMPNETSEDTARGVRKVWLDMRVGFDFIVHRRAILFVILALAAAVFTLGCFAPLIAIYVRECLHGTTRSFGIISSMIGVGILFGFFAVQHLAKKYANQELVFGGLMGMAGGLLVLASISQIACTIAAAFLIGFSVAGILLPAQTLIQQETPEELVGRVSSTGMSIVFGAQVVGLFLSGLLTRFLGVREVFLLSAIFLMGLVFVGHLSLRRQLSRRVATV; encoded by the coding sequence ATGGCAGCTGCTGTAGCCGCAATCGTTACGCCCCTCACCACCCGCGAAGTGCTCAGCATTCGCGTGGTGCGCCGCATGTGGTACGCCCTCATCATCAGCACCTTTGGCGACTTCCTCGCGCTCTTTGCCGTCCTCGGCATCGTCTCCTTCAAGATGCACGCAGCTGCGGAACAGGTCACCTGGGTGCAAATCGCCGCACTCCTTCCCATCGTCATCATGGGGCCACTTGCGGGTGTGTTTGTCGATCGCTGGCCACTAAAGCCGACGCTCGTAACCAGCGACGTCGCGCGTGCCGGACTCACGATGCTCCTGCTCTTCGCAACCCATCTGTGGCACTTCTACCTGATCCTCGCGCTCATCAGCATCGTCTCCGGCTTCTTCGGGCCCGCGCAGCAATGCACCATCCGCACCTCAGTTCCGGCCGAGGGCATGATGGCGACGAGCGCCGTGATGCAGCAGGCGATCTTCCTCGTGCGCGTCATCGCGCCAGCTATTGCTGGTCTCTTGGTTGCATCGTTCGGAGCAGTCTCCTGCTATCTCATCGATACAGTCAGCTTCCTTGGCTCCGCCCTGCTCATCGCTTCAACGACCATCATGCGCCGCGCTCCGATGCCGAACGAAACGTCCGAGGACACCGCTCGAGGCGTCCGTAAGGTATGGCTCGACATGCGTGTCGGCTTCGACTTCATCGTGCATCGTCGTGCAATCCTGTTCGTCATTCTCGCGCTCGCGGCCGCCGTCTTCACACTGGGCTGCTTTGCTCCGCTGATCGCCATCTATGTTCGAGAATGCCTGCATGGCACAACGCGCAGCTTCGGCATCATCAGTTCCATGATTGGTGTTGGCATTCTCTTCGGCTTCTTTGCGGTGCAGCACCTTGCCAAAAAGTATGCCAACCAGGAACTCGTCTTCGGCGGCTTGATGGGCATGGCCGGAGGCCTCCTAGTTCTCGCCAGCATCTCGCAGATCGCCTGCACGATCGCAGCGGCGTTCTTGATAGGCTTCTCAGTCGCAGGCATTCTGCTGCCGGCACAGACCCTGATTCAGCAGGAGACGCCAGAGGAACTGGTCGGCCGCGTCTCAAGCACCGGCATGTCGATCGTCTTCGGAGCCCAGGTCGTCGGACTCTTTCTCTCAGGCCTGCTGACGCGTTTCCTCGGAGTGCGTGAAGTCTTCCTGCTGAGTGCCATCTTCCTCATGGGGCTTGTCTTTGTCGGTCATCTCTCGCTACGCCGTCAGCTAAGCCGCAGGGTTGCTACTGTCTAG
- a CDS encoding glycosyltransferase family 2 protein: MTQDARQTPGTLAVLFNPTEEHVDNLLLLKRLCNDVVAVDNSPLPDLKLHVLLESLGIDVVVNSNRGGIAGAFNKGMERLIEKQCTLLFTFDQDSVVPEDYFLKMIEASRKLGTPTFLLGPKIFDINVDRYIPLLVMNRFGVTLTQMTDEDRGLVPCSSMISSGSVMSAETYRVVGAFREDYFIDQVDTEYCFRAFRKDVPVYINTALVMKHEIGKRVDRKIGFFNFIQWNYIPLRQYYSARNCIHVSRLYGRSLPSALLINLITLGQFISVIVYENNKLRKLGAMSAGVIDGLLGRYGSIEACQPLVSALCTGRPRLKQA, translated from the coding sequence CTGCAACGATGTCGTCGCCGTCGACAACTCGCCCCTGCCCGACCTGAAGCTTCATGTGCTGCTCGAATCGCTAGGTATCGATGTCGTCGTCAACTCAAATCGAGGCGGCATTGCCGGTGCCTTCAACAAGGGCATGGAGCGGCTGATCGAAAAACAGTGCACGCTGCTGTTTACGTTTGACCAGGATTCGGTTGTTCCGGAAGACTACTTCCTGAAAATGATCGAGGCGAGCCGCAAGCTCGGCACGCCGACTTTCCTGCTCGGACCAAAGATCTTCGACATCAACGTCGATCGTTACATCCCGCTCCTGGTGATGAACCGCTTTGGTGTAACGCTGACGCAGATGACGGATGAAGATCGAGGTTTGGTTCCATGCTCCTCAATGATCTCGTCCGGCTCGGTGATGTCTGCAGAGACCTACCGTGTAGTGGGTGCCTTCCGCGAAGACTACTTTATCGACCAGGTGGACACCGAGTACTGCTTTCGAGCATTTCGTAAGGATGTGCCCGTATACATCAACACCGCTCTTGTCATGAAGCACGAGATCGGCAAGCGAGTCGATCGCAAGATCGGATTCTTCAACTTCATCCAGTGGAACTACATCCCGTTGCGCCAGTACTACTCCGCACGGAACTGCATTCATGTCTCGCGCCTGTATGGCCGCAGCCTGCCATCCGCGCTCCTCATCAACCTGATCACGCTCGGGCAGTTCATCTCAGTGATCGTGTACGAGAACAACAAGCTTCGCAAGCTCGGTGCGATGAGCGCAGGCGTAATTGACGGACTCCTTGGCCGCTATGGATCGATTGAGGCATGTCAGCCCCTCGTCTCGGCGCTCTGCACAGGACGTCCACGCTTGAAGCAGGCCTGA